In one window of Pseudoalteromonas espejiana DSM 9414 DNA:
- a CDS encoding zinc ribbon domain-containing protein YjdM, with amino-acid sequence MSHPACPQCQSEYVYEDQQMLICPECAYEWNPNSTNDEDAILVKDANGTQLNDGDKVTVAKDLKIKGSSQVIKIGTKAVVRRVLDKKDHELDCKVDGIGEMMVTAKFVKKAN; translated from the coding sequence ATGTCACATCCTGCCTGCCCACAGTGCCAATCAGAATATGTTTACGAAGACCAACAAATGCTTATTTGCCCAGAATGCGCCTATGAATGGAACCCAAATAGCACAAACGATGAAGACGCAATTTTAGTTAAAGATGCCAACGGCACCCAACTTAATGATGGCGATAAAGTAACCGTAGCCAAAGATTTAAAAATAAAAGGCAGCTCACAAGTCATTAAAATTGGCACCAAAGCGGTCGTAAGGCGTGTGCTTGATAAAAAAGATCACGAGCTAGATTGCAAAGTAGATGGCATTGGTGAAATGATGGTAACAGCAAAGTTTGTGAAAAAAGCTAACTAG
- a CDS encoding RimK family protein has translation MFKTLIVVDNNEQTLAQSFENVITFNSYLRDYPKHNEPKTRIINLCDSSQYLSKGYYCSLLAEARKHQVLPSVKTINALRSGQAPMLNVGQIDGEIYFGNALNELQSKAAKSVFKQYPAPILFVDEQGLLQQGSLSSLNDEQYSNFVEKLNTFTQTQWRIGNVQRRFRWDMAILVDHNEKVPPSDKDAIARFIKAAAKHGINAQALSFDEIDNIAQFDALFIRQTTAIDHPTYRLASKAQGLGLVVIDDAESILRCCNKVYLHDAFNYQKVPSLKTVVVADQSAQTLEQLEEAFTYPLVLKMPEGSFSKGVFKVANRSELEAKLTELFEYSALVLAQEYMYTEYDWRVGVLNGRAIYACRYLMARNHWQIYNHDAKRFFSGGFETLPTFELPKAVLDAALKACKTVGKGLYGVDVKEHQGKAYVLEVNDNPSIDHKVEDGYLGDELYMIIMDEFKQRLEARGRG, from the coding sequence GTGTTTAAAACCTTAATAGTGGTTGATAACAACGAGCAAACACTTGCTCAATCGTTCGAAAATGTAATTACGTTTAATAGTTACTTACGTGATTACCCAAAACATAATGAACCTAAAACCCGCATTATTAATTTATGCGACTCAAGCCAATACTTGAGTAAGGGTTACTATTGCTCATTGCTTGCAGAGGCCCGTAAACACCAAGTTTTGCCAAGTGTAAAAACAATAAACGCGCTTCGAAGTGGCCAAGCTCCTATGTTAAATGTGGGGCAAATTGATGGTGAAATTTACTTTGGTAATGCGCTAAACGAATTACAAAGTAAAGCGGCTAAATCGGTATTTAAACAATACCCAGCGCCTATTTTATTTGTAGATGAGCAAGGTTTGTTACAGCAAGGTTCGCTTAGCTCTTTAAACGATGAGCAATATAGCAATTTTGTAGAAAAACTAAATACGTTTACCCAAACACAGTGGCGCATTGGAAATGTGCAGCGCCGTTTTAGATGGGATATGGCAATACTGGTTGATCATAACGAAAAAGTACCACCGAGTGATAAAGACGCCATTGCCCGATTTATAAAAGCCGCCGCTAAGCACGGCATTAATGCACAAGCATTAAGCTTTGATGAAATAGACAACATTGCCCAGTTTGATGCGTTATTTATTCGCCAAACTACAGCGATTGACCATCCAACGTACCGCCTTGCAAGCAAAGCGCAAGGCCTAGGTTTAGTGGTAATAGATGATGCCGAGTCTATTTTACGTTGTTGTAATAAAGTGTATTTACACGATGCGTTTAATTATCAAAAAGTGCCCAGTTTAAAAACGGTGGTAGTGGCTGATCAATCAGCGCAAACGCTTGAGCAATTAGAAGAGGCGTTTACCTATCCGCTGGTTTTAAAAATGCCAGAAGGGTCGTTCTCTAAAGGGGTATTTAAAGTTGCAAACCGCAGTGAGCTTGAAGCTAAATTAACCGAGCTGTTTGAATATAGCGCATTGGTACTTGCACAAGAATACATGTACACAGAATATGATTGGCGAGTAGGTGTATTAAATGGCCGCGCTATATATGCGTGTCGCTACTTAATGGCACGCAACCATTGGCAAATTTATAATCACGACGCTAAACGGTTTTTCTCGGGTGGTTTTGAAACGCTACCTACCTTTGAGTTACCAAAAGCCGTACTAGATGCCGCTTTAAAAGCGTGCAAAACAGTGGGTAAAGGGTTATATGGCGTAGATGTTAAAGAGCATCAAGGCAAAGCATACGTGCTTGAAGTTAACGACAATCCAAGTATTGATCACAAAGTTGAAGACGGCTATTTAGGCGACGAGCTATACATGATTATTATGGACGAATTTAAACAACGTTTAGAAGCGCGAGGCCGTGGGTAA
- a CDS encoding GNAT family N-acetyltransferase/peptidase C39 family protein, giving the protein MSKLVIRKAIGSDLSALIDVENACFNNDKLSPRSLKRWLSAKHGILLVAENGEQVCGYGLVWCHKGTRLARLYSLAVLPQMQGKGIAKMLLAALEKQTSERGRIYLRLEVAVNNESAIGLYKSLGYRVFGQYSDYYDDHSDALRMQKNIRQTSELKVARLTPWYQQTTEFTCGPAALLMAMGALKPTTELSQSHELALWREGTTIFMTSGHGGCHPFGLALAANKRGFKSEVMVNTTEPLFLDGVRNENKKMVLATVHQQFVDGIAQANIPLVHKDVELEHIEQWLSEGFSVLLLISTYSFDGKKSPHWVCVTHLDEHCVYVHDPFCEPGSDKQLAIDCQYVPIARSDFSKMSVFGGQRLRTAVAIANN; this is encoded by the coding sequence ATGAGCAAGCTTGTTATTCGAAAAGCTATTGGTAGTGATTTATCTGCACTGATTGACGTTGAAAACGCGTGCTTTAATAACGATAAATTGAGCCCGCGTAGTTTAAAGCGCTGGTTAAGTGCTAAGCACGGTATTTTGCTCGTTGCAGAAAATGGCGAGCAAGTATGCGGCTATGGGCTTGTGTGGTGCCATAAAGGCACGCGTTTGGCGCGTTTATATTCGCTTGCGGTATTACCCCAAATGCAAGGTAAAGGCATTGCCAAAATGCTATTAGCAGCGCTTGAAAAACAAACCAGTGAGCGTGGGCGAATTTACCTTCGTTTAGAAGTGGCCGTAAATAACGAAAGTGCGATTGGGCTTTATAAAAGTTTGGGTTACAGAGTGTTTGGCCAATATAGCGATTATTATGACGATCACAGTGATGCGCTACGAATGCAAAAAAATATTCGCCAAACGAGTGAGTTAAAAGTAGCGCGATTAACGCCCTGGTATCAGCAAACTACCGAGTTTACCTGTGGGCCAGCGGCGTTATTAATGGCAATGGGGGCACTTAAGCCAACAACGGAGCTTAGTCAATCACATGAGCTGGCACTTTGGCGTGAAGGTACCACCATTTTTATGACCTCAGGACATGGTGGTTGCCATCCGTTTGGTTTAGCACTTGCGGCTAATAAACGCGGCTTTAAAAGCGAGGTCATGGTAAATACCACAGAGCCTTTGTTTTTAGATGGCGTACGCAATGAGAACAAAAAAATGGTACTAGCAACAGTGCATCAACAATTTGTTGATGGCATTGCACAGGCAAATATACCGCTTGTGCATAAAGATGTTGAGCTTGAGCATATTGAACAGTGGTTAAGCGAAGGCTTTAGTGTGCTGTTATTAATTAGCACATACAGTTTTGATGGTAAAAAATCACCCCATTGGGTGTGCGTTACCCACCTTGATGAGCACTGCGTGTATGTTCACGACCCATTTTGTGAGCCAGGAAGCGACAAACAACTCGCAATAGATTGCCAGTACGTACCTATAGCGCGCAGTGATTTTAGTAAAATGTCAGTATTTGGTGGCCAACGGCTAAGAACCGCAGTGGCCATTGCTAATAATTAA
- a CDS encoding MgtC/SapB family protein has product MTFLDLIDVAPYSWAAIGTAAFCGAIIGIERQLRGKPVGIRTSALITLGTYLFLSTAFNLQGDVIDHSRVVGQIITGIGFLGAGVMLAKDGAVVGVTSAATIWVLASIGVMIATDNLGAAIKLSVLVVGILYGVDVLEAKFKSLSKGVHTKVKSYQKRYYRKEFNDTERH; this is encoded by the coding sequence GTGACTTTTTTAGATTTAATTGATGTAGCCCCTTATTCGTGGGCAGCCATTGGCACCGCCGCTTTTTGCGGTGCCATAATTGGTATAGAACGGCAATTGCGCGGTAAACCTGTAGGTATTCGTACCTCAGCTTTAATAACGCTGGGCACGTATTTGTTTTTATCGACCGCGTTTAACTTACAAGGCGATGTAATTGATCATTCTCGTGTAGTGGGGCAAATAATTACAGGCATTGGCTTTTTAGGCGCTGGCGTTATGCTTGCAAAAGACGGAGCCGTTGTAGGGGTTACCTCAGCTGCAACCATTTGGGTGCTTGCCTCAATTGGCGTAATGATAGCTACAGACAATTTAGGTGCTGCTATTAAACTTTCAGTGCTGGTGGTCGGTATTTTATATGGTGTAGATGTACTTGAGGCAAAATTTAAAAGCTTAAGTAAAGGCGTCCATACTAAAGTAAAAAGCTATCAAAAGCGTTACTACCGAAAAGAGTTTAACGACACAGAGCGCCACTAA
- a CDS encoding sensor domain-containing phosphodiesterase encodes MSDEIKKQLFEQQSDGSIDEKLLRLLSLVRKHLKMDVAFISEFTKTDRVFKVVDNQTNNPCVAVGNSDPICQTYCKKISDNDLEPIIPNTHKHPITKAMPVTKKLNIGSYIGVPIVLASGKIYGTFCCYKTACDDNLNNKDLAFLKLISELASELIEQKAQSDTLSIDTKILIENIIKTKAITIYFQPIFNLATNRLSGYESLSRFFTEPYKTPDVWFKDADNLGLGEALEILAIQNTLHCMDELAPHAYVTINTSPAHILSGAINNVLNDVDCTRIILEVTEHSPITNYQAMRSALEPLRAKGVKLAIDDVGAGFSSFQHILELEADIIKLDISLTQNINNDRRKFLLAKALCGFAKAINCSIVAEGIENEDELFTLRKLNVDNVQGYFIGRPAPINEAIEYQAVTL; translated from the coding sequence ATGAGCGATGAAATAAAAAAACAGCTTTTTGAGCAACAAAGTGATGGCTCTATCGACGAAAAATTATTGCGCCTACTTTCGCTTGTGCGCAAACATCTTAAAATGGATGTTGCGTTTATATCTGAGTTTACAAAAACAGATCGCGTTTTTAAGGTGGTTGATAACCAAACCAACAACCCCTGTGTAGCAGTTGGTAATTCAGATCCTATTTGCCAAACATATTGCAAAAAAATCTCAGATAACGACCTTGAACCTATCATACCAAACACACATAAACACCCAATTACTAAGGCTATGCCGGTTACAAAAAAATTAAATATAGGCTCATATATAGGTGTGCCTATAGTTTTAGCATCAGGTAAAATTTACGGTACCTTTTGCTGCTACAAAACAGCATGTGATGACAATTTAAATAATAAAGATTTGGCATTTTTAAAACTAATATCAGAACTTGCTAGCGAACTTATAGAGCAAAAAGCGCAATCTGATACTTTAAGTATTGATACAAAAATACTCATTGAAAATATTATAAAAACAAAAGCCATCACTATTTATTTTCAGCCCATTTTTAACCTAGCGACTAACCGGCTATCGGGTTATGAATCGCTTTCTCGATTTTTTACCGAGCCTTACAAAACACCCGATGTATGGTTTAAAGATGCCGATAATTTAGGTCTCGGTGAAGCGCTAGAAATACTTGCTATACAAAATACCCTGCACTGCATGGATGAGCTTGCCCCACACGCCTACGTAACCATTAATACATCGCCAGCGCATATATTATCGGGTGCAATTAATAACGTATTAAATGATGTAGATTGCACCAGAATAATATTAGAAGTGACTGAACATTCGCCTATTACAAATTACCAGGCTATGCGCTCTGCACTTGAGCCATTAAGAGCAAAAGGCGTAAAGCTGGCAATAGACGATGTAGGCGCTGGGTTTTCGTCTTTTCAGCATATATTAGAGTTAGAAGCCGATATTATAAAACTTGATATTAGCCTTACCCAAAATATAAATAACGACCGTAGAAAGTTTTTATTAGCAAAGGCGTTATGTGGTTTTGCAAAAGCAATTAACTGTTCAATTGTAGCTGAAGGCATAGAAAATGAAGATGAGCTTTTCACACTCAGAAAACTAAATGTAGATAACGTACAAGGTTATTTTATTGGTCGCCCCGCGCCAATTAACGAGGCAATAGAGTATCAAGCAGTCACACTTTAA
- a CDS encoding GlxA family transcriptional regulator: MNKKSLNPALNIAITVYPHLLITSLTLPIEMLRAGEAYAKGHLNQADFRALSINLIAKNNQPIQTRTGLAIVPDCTTANAPYNDLIIVPGIWRNPRPVVRTNKEIVEWLQESFETGSHIIGVGTGNCLVAEAGLLDGHPATTHWHYAKQFSHDYPLVSLKPDFFITQSERMYTVASLNALADVIVHIISQYYGKAAAQHVERNFSHEVRKPYEDQRYLEGAVDRHPDELIAQIQFWLKTNLASELNLQEVAAQFSLSYRTFTRRFKLATNQSPIEYWQQLRVEGAKELLASSNLTIQEVALEVGYNDQGHLTRVFKKVLSQTPSEYRKVVRRKLFG, encoded by the coding sequence ATGAATAAAAAATCGCTTAACCCCGCGCTAAACATTGCAATCACTGTGTACCCACACTTACTTATTACCAGTTTAACGCTCCCCATTGAAATGCTAAGAGCGGGCGAAGCCTATGCAAAAGGCCACTTAAACCAAGCTGACTTTAGAGCACTTAGTATAAATTTAATTGCTAAAAATAATCAGCCAATACAAACCCGTACAGGGCTTGCTATAGTCCCCGATTGCACTACTGCTAACGCACCTTATAACGATTTAATTATAGTACCCGGCATATGGCGAAACCCTCGCCCTGTCGTTCGTACTAATAAAGAGATAGTTGAGTGGCTACAAGAAAGCTTTGAAACTGGCAGCCATATAATTGGTGTGGGTACTGGTAATTGCTTAGTTGCAGAGGCTGGGTTACTTGATGGGCACCCCGCTACCACCCACTGGCATTATGCAAAACAATTTAGCCACGACTACCCATTGGTCAGCCTAAAACCCGACTTTTTTATAACCCAATCTGAGCGTATGTATACGGTGGCAAGCTTAAATGCACTGGCCGATGTGATCGTACATATTATTAGCCAATATTACGGCAAAGCCGCTGCACAACACGTAGAACGTAACTTTTCGCACGAAGTTCGTAAACCCTACGAAGATCAGCGCTACCTTGAAGGCGCGGTTGACCGCCACCCAGATGAACTAATAGCGCAAATTCAGTTTTGGCTTAAAACTAATTTAGCCAGCGAGTTAAACCTGCAAGAAGTAGCGGCACAATTTAGCTTAAGCTACCGTACCTTTACACGGCGTTTTAAGCTTGCAACTAATCAAAGCCCTATAGAATATTGGCAACAGTTAAGGGTTGAAGGTGCTAAGGAATTATTAGCGTCGTCAAATTTAACTATTCAAGAAGTGGCACTTGAGGTTGGCTATAACGACCAAGGCCATTTAACTCGCGTGTTTAAAAAAGTGCTAAGCCAAACGCCAAGCGAGTACAGGAAAGTAGTAAGAAGAAAATTATTTGGTTAA
- a CDS encoding beta-ketoacyl synthase, whose amino-acid sequence MTALPVIVGMGGINAAGRTSFHQGYRRIVLDALNAQDRSETFLGLATLMNLVSVVDGNLQDSNGNNVEQSDIEARFGEQIIAGTLIRKIEKEHFDADATPWQQKMTLKTSDENAIVFETRARDLPTPVPASWNVQELDGKKVKVTIAADLDVKLDSTRDNPIKSAGQFPTGFDPSIMYNSRYQPRGLQATIFAANDAIKSTGLDWQRIMNSVEPDKIGTYSASVIGQMDDKGLGGLVKARQQGDRVSTKQLALGLNTMSTDFINAYVTGNVGTTFSTSGACATFLYNLRAAVNDIQAGRTRVAVVASVECAITPEVVEGFGNMSALANVEGLRRLDNLSSEQEPDYRKSSRPFGENCGFTLGEGAQVTILMDDALALELGADIMGSVPDVFVNADGIKKSITSPGPGNYITMAKSAALATSLLGKEALQNRSFILAHGSSTPQNRVTESLIYHKVAQTFAIDSWKVTAPKAYVGHTIAPASGDQLAIALGVFSHNIMPGITTIDKVADDVYADHLDIRNSHYDCGDMDIAFINSKGFGGNNATATVLSAKVTMQMLAKRHGDEVMRSYADKNTSVVAAQNTYKAQADLGKYELVYRFGDGAIDDNDIVIGEEGIELPGFDKAISFTTTNSYQDMF is encoded by the coding sequence ATGACAGCATTACCCGTAATAGTAGGCATGGGCGGTATAAACGCCGCAGGCCGAACTTCTTTTCATCAAGGTTACCGCCGTATCGTGTTAGATGCATTAAACGCACAAGATCGTAGTGAAACATTTTTAGGCCTCGCCACATTAATGAACTTGGTAAGCGTTGTTGATGGTAACCTTCAAGATTCAAATGGTAATAATGTTGAGCAAAGCGACATAGAAGCACGCTTTGGTGAGCAAATTATTGCTGGGACGCTCATTCGTAAAATTGAAAAAGAACATTTTGACGCAGATGCCACGCCTTGGCAGCAAAAAATGACATTAAAGACATCTGACGAAAACGCAATTGTATTTGAAACTCGCGCACGTGACTTACCAACCCCTGTGCCCGCAAGCTGGAATGTACAAGAGCTTGACGGCAAAAAAGTAAAAGTAACAATAGCCGCAGACTTAGACGTAAAGCTTGATTCTACACGTGACAACCCAATTAAATCGGCAGGGCAGTTTCCCACTGGGTTTGATCCGTCAATTATGTATAACAGCCGTTATCAGCCACGCGGTTTGCAAGCCACCATATTTGCAGCAAACGATGCTATTAAATCAACAGGCCTTGACTGGCAACGCATAATGAATAGCGTAGAGCCAGATAAAATTGGCACCTATTCAGCCTCTGTTATTGGTCAAATGGACGATAAAGGATTAGGTGGTTTAGTTAAAGCGCGTCAGCAGGGCGATCGCGTTAGTACTAAGCAATTAGCACTTGGTTTGAACACGATGTCGACTGATTTTATAAACGCGTACGTTACAGGTAATGTAGGTACTACGTTTTCTACCTCGGGCGCATGTGCCACTTTTTTATATAACTTACGCGCCGCAGTAAACGATATTCAAGCAGGGCGCACCCGTGTTGCGGTTGTTGCAAGTGTTGAATGCGCTATAACGCCTGAAGTAGTTGAAGGCTTTGGTAATATGAGCGCCCTTGCAAATGTTGAAGGCTTACGCCGTTTAGATAACCTAAGCAGTGAACAAGAGCCCGATTACCGTAAAAGCAGCCGCCCATTTGGCGAAAACTGTGGTTTTACATTAGGTGAAGGCGCACAAGTGACTATTTTAATGGATGATGCATTAGCACTAGAGCTTGGTGCAGACATTATGGGCTCAGTACCTGATGTATTTGTAAATGCCGATGGTATTAAAAAATCAATCACCTCACCGGGCCCAGGTAATTACATTACTATGGCTAAATCTGCGGCATTAGCAACAAGCTTATTAGGTAAAGAGGCGCTTCAAAATCGCAGCTTTATTTTAGCGCACGGTTCAAGTACGCCGCAAAACAGAGTAACTGAGTCACTTATTTATCATAAAGTAGCGCAAACCTTTGCCATTGATAGCTGGAAAGTAACGGCGCCAAAAGCTTATGTAGGGCACACAATTGCACCTGCTAGTGGCGATCAGCTGGCGATTGCGCTGGGCGTATTTAGCCATAATATAATGCCGGGCATTACGACTATAGATAAAGTTGCTGACGATGTTTATGCAGATCACTTAGATATACGTAACAGTCATTACGATTGCGGCGACATGGACATAGCCTTTATAAACTCAAAAGGCTTTGGCGGTAATAACGCCACAGCTACTGTATTGAGCGCTAAAGTAACAATGCAAATGCTTGCTAAGCGCCATGGTGATGAGGTTATGCGTAGTTATGCAGATAAAAATACATCTGTTGTTGCTGCGCAAAATACCTATAAAGCACAAGCTGACCTTGGCAAGTACGAATTAGTATACCGTTTTGGCGATGGCGCCATTGACGATAACGACATTGTAATTGGCGAAGAGGGTATTGAACTGCCAGGTTTTGATAAAGCCATTTCGTTTACTACAACCAACTCCTATCAAGATATGTTTTAG
- a CDS encoding thermonuclease family protein codes for MRLFALLFLLSFTANAESIRNKNHGTLIVSEVTSIYDGDTFRANIKGLHSLIGERIGIRVAGVDTPEIRGKCKQEKDLARQAKQVTVEALRSAKVIELRNTKRGKYFRIVADVYVDNKNLTDILISSGLGVAYDGGTKAKDWCS; via the coding sequence ATGAGATTATTTGCTTTATTATTTTTGCTGTCCTTCACTGCTAACGCTGAAAGTATAAGAAACAAGAACCATGGCACCCTGATAGTCTCAGAAGTAACCTCGATCTATGACGGAGATACCTTCAGAGCTAATATTAAAGGACTTCATTCCTTAATAGGGGAGAGAATCGGCATTCGAGTAGCTGGTGTTGATACACCAGAGATACGCGGCAAGTGTAAACAAGAAAAAGATCTTGCTCGCCAAGCAAAGCAAGTAACCGTTGAAGCTTTACGTTCGGCAAAGGTTATTGAGCTTAGGAATACAAAGCGTGGTAAGTATTTTAGGATAGTTGCTGACGTATACGTGGACAACAAAAACCTGACTGACATTCTAATCAGTTCAGGCTTGGGTGTTGCTTATGACGGGGGCACTAAGGCGAAGGATTGGTGTAGTTAA
- a CDS encoding LexA family protein, producing the protein MLTENAQIGPQLTDLENTLDSTFIKDSTFIGRASGRSMEGVGIYDGDILIIDRAQDVKHYDVIVACYNGLFICKIADMKNNQLVSASPDYKPVKIKATDEYCVEGVVTQSIRMHRGSSRLGD; encoded by the coding sequence ATGCTCACAGAAAACGCCCAAATTGGGCCTCAACTCACAGACTTAGAAAATACGCTTGACTCTACTTTTATCAAAGACTCCACATTTATCGGCCGTGCCAGTGGTCGAAGTATGGAGGGCGTAGGGATATACGATGGAGATATACTGATAATCGATAGGGCTCAAGATGTTAAACATTATGATGTCATCGTAGCGTGCTACAACGGTCTATTTATATGCAAAATAGCAGATATGAAGAACAACCAGCTCGTGTCCGCTAGCCCAGATTATAAGCCAGTTAAAATAAAGGCAACCGACGAGTATTGTGTTGAGGGTGTCGTTACACAGTCGATAAGAATGCATAGGGGGAGTTCTAGGTTGGGGGATTGA
- the dcm gene encoding DNA (cytosine-5-)-methyltransferase, which translates to MKLPNHETREYSGVVLERMKHLPPGGKMGDLPEHLQHASFIRTGEKKTGGPNMRLIRLEEHKPSLTVTAYIFNKFVHPKQDRYVTPREAAVLQDFPIDYEFKGTLGQIHKQIGNAVPVGLAKELAKEVAKYFERLNLGGKIKIASYFTGAGGLDLGFEQASDNIVEFETCFTSDIEKWAEATIKHNRPEWNFHREDITELCPSTVIRAVGKAPDVIIGGPPCQPFSVAGKQKATNDPLGVLYRDYIRHVDALKPEIVVMENVYGLAQVKSANMIEEIYKSFHDIGYDVTHRELMAADYGVPQKRRRLFFVAAKNLHYFQYPQPTHCETENLLGLPLYRGAGEAILALPEPSIRD; encoded by the coding sequence ATGAAATTACCAAATCATGAGACTAGAGAATATAGTGGTGTAGTCCTTGAGAGAATGAAACACCTTCCTCCAGGTGGAAAAATGGGCGACTTGCCTGAACACTTGCAACACGCAAGTTTTATCCGCACGGGGGAAAAAAAAACAGGTGGTCCGAATATGCGCTTGATTCGATTGGAGGAGCACAAACCATCTCTTACTGTTACTGCTTATATATTTAACAAGTTCGTACACCCGAAACAGGATAGGTACGTAACTCCCAGAGAGGCTGCTGTACTCCAAGACTTTCCAATAGATTATGAATTCAAAGGTACACTAGGGCAAATTCATAAGCAGATCGGAAATGCTGTCCCCGTAGGTTTAGCAAAGGAACTTGCTAAAGAAGTAGCTAAATATTTTGAACGCTTAAACCTTGGTGGAAAAATAAAAATTGCTTCTTACTTTACCGGTGCAGGAGGGCTTGATTTAGGTTTCGAACAAGCCTCCGACAACATAGTTGAATTTGAAACTTGCTTCACAAGTGATATAGAAAAGTGGGCTGAAGCGACTATAAAACACAACAGACCTGAATGGAATTTCCACCGTGAAGATATAACGGAACTTTGCCCTTCGACTGTGATTAGGGCTGTAGGGAAAGCCCCAGATGTAATTATAGGAGGCCCCCCATGTCAGCCTTTCAGTGTTGCAGGTAAGCAAAAGGCGACAAATGACCCTCTTGGCGTACTTTACAGAGACTATATAAGGCATGTCGATGCTCTAAAACCCGAAATAGTAGTAATGGAGAACGTTTACGGTCTTGCACAAGTGAAAAGTGCAAATATGATTGAAGAGATATATAAATCTTTTCATGATATTGGTTACGACGTAACACATAGAGAGTTAATGGCTGCTGACTACGGAGTTCCTCAGAAAAGACGAAGGCTATTTTTTGTAGCGGCCAAGAATCTTCATTATTTTCAATACCCTCAACCGACTCACTGCGAAACAGAAAACCTATTAGGTCTACCTTTATATAGAGGTGCAGGTGAGGCGATACTTGCTCTTCCAGAACCGAGTATTAGAGACTAG
- a CDS encoding FAD-dependent thymidylate synthase, which translates to MITVKIIADSIANGVRITTAELEYPRFIHAELMTHRVFSRNSASSRAIPTKKVRQQVWNTPELPIHWGTNQSGMQAQTTLKTLPSCLARALWKGASKAACMFHWGMEKVKLHKQVSNRILETFQTMKVVVTSTEWANFLWLRDHKDAQPEIRELARKISTALNNSVPVELGYQEWHLPYITDEMRECYELQELLIISVSCCAQVSYRTLDMSLDKALRIFESLTSGDRVHASPFEHQATPIPNYHKLTKAKAKRIGVTHFDVDGGRWSGNFRGWIQHRQLIKGHVVCQ; encoded by the coding sequence ATGATAACAGTAAAAATTATTGCAGATTCAATCGCCAATGGCGTACGTATTACAACAGCAGAACTAGAATACCCTAGATTCATTCACGCGGAGCTTATGACGCATCGTGTTTTCTCAAGAAACAGTGCAAGCTCACGCGCTATACCAACAAAGAAAGTGAGACAACAAGTATGGAATACGCCAGAGTTGCCTATACACTGGGGCACGAACCAGAGTGGTATGCAAGCCCAGACGACTTTAAAGACCCTCCCGTCCTGCTTAGCACGCGCTTTGTGGAAAGGTGCATCGAAAGCGGCATGTATGTTTCATTGGGGAATGGAAAAGGTAAAGCTACACAAGCAAGTCTCGAATCGTATATTAGAAACCTTTCAGACAATGAAGGTTGTGGTTACATCGACGGAGTGGGCGAATTTCTTATGGTTACGCGACCACAAAGACGCACAACCAGAGATACGTGAACTCGCACGTAAAATAAGCACGGCCTTAAATAACAGTGTTCCTGTTGAACTAGGCTATCAGGAGTGGCATTTACCCTACATAACTGACGAAATGCGTGAGTGCTACGAGCTACAAGAGCTACTAATTATTTCTGTTTCGTGCTGTGCGCAGGTTAGCTACCGTACGCTTGATATGTCACTAGACAAGGCGCTGCGTATCTTTGAGTCATTAACATCAGGCGACCGTGTTCATGCCTCCCCTTTCGAGCATCAAGCTACACCTATTCCTAATTACCATAAGCTAACGAAGGCCAAAGCTAAACGTATTGGCGTTACACACTTTGACGTTGACGGTGGTCGTTGGTCGGGTAACTTCCGTGGCTGGATTCAACATAGACAGCTCATTAAGGGGCATGTTGTTTGTCAATAA